In Plasmodium coatneyi strain Hackeri chromosome 5, complete sequence, a genomic segment contains:
- a CDS encoding Early transcribed membrane protein, which translates to MRISCIFLLINFLFIINLLAPCICSENVVKKRVLDAFNTVSEKLSGSDKRKKNAVLAGAATTVVALMSTLIGGAYLLKPKRKDELGDSGTVAFVVNLLLDTADGAVVESQKGYIMGKDITKTFPSEKELREYIEKNIKDSDSDKGSSAKKELLNSIMHINVHIKHPSGDSQT; encoded by the coding sequence ATGAGAATCTCttgcatatttttactcATAAACTTTCTCTTCATAATTAACTTGTTGGCACCGTGTATATGCTCAGAAAATGTGGTAAAGAAGAGAGTCCTAGATGCGTTCAACACAGTCAGTGAAAAATTGAGTGGCTCtgataaaagaaagaagaacgCAGTACTGGCAGGCGCTGCAACCACAGTAGTTGCCCTCATGTCGACGTTAATTGGAGGTGCATACTTGCTTAAACCCAAGCGTAAAGACGAATTAGGAGATTCCGGAACGGTTGCATTTGTTGTCAACCTTTTACTTGATACCGCAGATGGTGCAGTTGTTGAATCACAGAAGGGGTACATCATGGGAAAAGACATTACTAAGACATTTCCAAGTGAGAAGGAATTACGAGAATATATAGAGAAAAACATAAAGGACAGTGATTCGGACAAGGGCAGTTCTGCGAAGAAGGAACTTCTTAACTCGATTATGCACATCAACGTGCATATTAAGCATCCGTCTGGTGACAGTCAAACATAA
- a CDS encoding Prohibitin: MEKLLSSVGRLSVVAGGLSLIPYTFIYDVDGGERCVMFNRFGGVSENTYGEGSHFYIPWFQTPYIYDIKMKPKVINTTTGTRDLQIVTLSLRLLFRPHTKQLPYLHSTLGPDYDERVLPSIGNEVLKAVVAKYNAESLLTQRDKISKEIRESITARAKHFNILLDDVAITHLSYGKEFAKAIEDKQVAQQESERVKFVVAKTEQEKIAAVIKAQGEAEAAKLISSAVKEYGNSLLEIRKLEAAKEIAENLSKSKNVTYFPASSNILINPKNL; the protein is encoded by the coding sequence atggaaaaactgcTGTCGTCCGTGGGTAGGCTGAGTGTAGTAGCGGGGGGGCTGAGTTTAATCCCTTACACTTTCATTTACGACGTGGATGGAGGAGAAAGGTGCGTGATGTTTAATCGGTTTGGAGGAGTAAGCGAAAATACTTACGGAGAAGGAAGCCACTTCTACATCCCATGGTTCCAAACACCCTACATATatgacataaaaatgaagccCAAGGTAATAAATACGACGACGGGAACGAGAGACCTACAGATTGTTACCCTTAGTTTGAGGCTACTCTTCAGACCGCACACAAAGCAGTTGCCTTACTTACATAGTACCCTGGGGCCAGATTACGATGAGCGTGTTTTGCCATCCATAGGGAATGAAGTGCTGAAGGCAGTTGTTGCAAAGTACAATGCAGAATCCCTTCTGACCCAAAGAGATAAAATTTCGAAGGAAATCAGAGAAAGCATCACGGCACGAGCCAAACATTTTAATATCCTTCTGGACGATGTAGCCATTACACACCTGAGTTATGGGAAAGAATTTGCAAAGGCCATCGAAGATAAGCAGGTGGCTCAGCAAGAAAGTGAAAGAGTGAAGTTTGTTGTAGCTAAAACTGAACAGGAGAAAATTGCCGCTGTTATTAAAGCGCAGGGAGAAGCGGAGGCAGCTAAGTTAATTTCTTCAGCTGTTAAGGAGTACGGAAATAGTTTACTTGAAATTAGGAAGTTAGAAGCTGCTAAAGAAATAGCCGAGAATTTAAGTAAGTCTAAAAATGTTACTTACTTTCCAGCTAGCTCTAATATTTTAATCAACCCTAAGAATTtgtag
- a CDS encoding U6 snRNA-associated Sm-like protein LSm8, with translation MTSINIESYLENEILVITNDSRIFTGKLKGFDQTTNIILGNCYERIYKESLEKISLGLYIIRGDTVTLIGEIDEDVDKNILHHKIKPETLKPIVH, from the exons ATGACGTCTATAAACATCGAATCGTACTTAGAAA ATGAAATATTAGTCATAACCAATGATAGTCGAATTTTTACTGGCAAACTGAAAGGCTTCGACCAGACGACCAACATCATCCTTGGCAATTGCTACGAGAGGATTTACAAAGAATCGCTGGAGAAAATAAGTTTGGGCCTGTACATCATACGAGGAGACACAGT AACCCTAATTGGTGAAATCGACGAGGATGTGGATAAGAATATTCTGCACCACAAGATAAAACCAGAGACGTTGAAGCCG ATTGTACATTAG